DNA from Mesorhizobium sp. B2-1-1:
TCGCGGCCTTCCATGCGCTTCAGCGCGGCGTCGATGTCGTCGAAGCCGACTTCGGTATCGATGACGGGTGCGACCTGTCCCGCCGCCATCTTCTGCATGGCGTTGGCCATGTTCTCCATGCGGCAGCCGAAGGAGCCGAGCAGCTTCAACTGCTGCTGGAAGAGCTGCATCAGATTGACCTGCGCCGACACGCCGGACGTCGAGCCGCAGGTGACGAGCCGGCCACCGCGCTTCAGGCACAGCATCGAGCCGGCAAAGGTGTCGGCGCCGACATGTTCGAAGACGACGTCGACGCCCTTCTTCTTGGTCAGCTTGCGCACGACGCCCTCGAACCGGTCGTCACGGTAGTTGATGACATGATCGGCGCCGAGCGCCTTGGCCTTGTCTATCTTGTCGTTCGAGCCGACCGTGGTGATGACCGTGCAGCCCATCCGCTTCGCCAGCTGGATGGCGGCCGAGCCGATGCCGGATCCGCCGGCATGGACTAGGATCGTCTCGCCGGGCTCGAGCCTGGCATTGTCGAACAGCATGTGTTCGACGGTGCCGAAAGTGACGGGGGCGACAGCCGCGCCGATCTCGCTCACGCCTGGAGGGACGGGGACCAGCAGGCGCGCCGGCAGGTTGATCTTCTCCTGCGCGAAGCCGTCGAGGTGGAAGCCATGAACGCCCGAGACGTGTTCGCAAAGATTGTCGCGGCCTTCGCGGCAGGCACGGCAAAGGCCGCAGGTGCGCGCGCCGTAGATCGAGACCAACTGTCCCGGCAGCAGGCCGGAAACGCCGGGACCGACGGTCTCGACCTCGCCGGAGGCTTCCGCGCCGACGACCAGCGGCAGCTTGCGCTTGGCGAAAGCCATGCCGCGCCAGCCCCAGACGTCAATGTGGTTCAGCGCCACTGCCTTGATGCGCAGCGTCACCTCGCCGAGCGCGGGCGGCGGCGGGGGCGGCAGGTCCACCGTTTCAAGACGGCGGTCCTCGATAAGTTGCAGTGCGCGCATGGAGCCTGTCGGTTCTGTTCTAGCGGAAGTGGCTCGCTTAGACCGGTTCCCGCGCCATGACAAGGCAAGTGTTCTGGCCGCCAAAGCCGAAGGAGTTCGAAAGCACGGTGCCAACCTGCGCATTGCGCTTCTTGTTGGGCACGACATCGAGCACGATCGCCGGATCGGGATTGTCGTAGTTGATGGTCGGCGGAATGACGCCTTCGCGCATGGTCATCAGGGAAAATGCCGCTTCCACCGCGCCGGCGGCGGACAGCGTATGGCCGATCATCGACTTGTTGGACGAGATCGGCATCGAGCCGATCCGCTCGCCGAACACCGTCGACAGCGACAGGTGCTCCATCTTGTCATTTTCCGGCGTCGAGGTGCCGTGCGCGTTGACATAGTCGATCTCGTCCTCGCCCAGGCCGGCATCGGCGAGGGCGGCGCGCACCGCCGCGATCGCCGGCGAACCATCCGGCTTGGAGCGGGTGCGGTGGAAATCGTCCGCCTTTTCGCCGCAGCCGCGCAGAATGCCCAGAACGCTCGCTCCACGGGCGAGCGCTGCCTCCAGCGATTCCAGCACCAGAGCGCCGGAACCTTCGGCCAGCACGAAGCCGTCGCGGTCCTTGGAGAAGGGCTTGGAAGCCTTTTCCGGGATGTCGTTGTGGGTCGAAAGCGCCGACAGCAGCGAAAAACGGATCAGCGCCTCGGCGGTCGCCGAGCCGTCCGCGCCGATCGACAGCGCCCGGTCGCATTCGCCTCTGCGGATTGCCTCGACCCCAAGCTGGATGGCCGTGGCGCCGGAGGCGCAAGCGGTCGACAGCGTGATCGGCAGGCCGCGCGTGCCGAAACGGTCGGCGAGCCGGTCGGCGATCGACCCGAACTGCGTGGTCTCGAAAGTATCGAGCTCCTTCAGGCCGCGCGCCACCCGAAGCAGCCTTTCGGCACCGGCGTCGTGCTTGTCGGAATTATAGAGCGCGAACCGCTCATGCCAGTCGAGTTCGACCGGCGGCGAGGCCAGAAACAGCGGTCCGCCGAAGTCGCTGGAATTGAGGCCGGCTTCGGCAACGGCTTCCTGCGCGGCCGTCTCCGCCAGTTCGTATGTGAGGGGGCTGGCGCCCTTCGAGCTCGACGCAAGGAAATCGACCATGCCGGAAATGCGGGTGTTGAGGTGGTCGACAGGGAAGCGGGTGATCGGGTGGATGCCCGATCTGCCCGAGGTCAGCGCCGTCCAGTTGTCTGATTTGCCGGCTCCAAGGGAAGTAACCACGCCGATGCCTGTGACGGCAACGATCGGCCTGCCCATGTGATCTCTGAGATTGGCCATCCGGAAGCCCTAACCTTTGTCGTTGTATGTGGCTGGCCGCTCTATGCGGCGTTGACCAGCGCCATGCCCTCGAATTGGTGGTAGCCGATCGCCGTTGCAAGGACGCTTCTTGGAATGCCTTCGAACGGTTTCTCGGCAGCGGCATCGAAAACGGGATAAGCGGCCTTGCGGTCGACGGCGAGCGCCGCCAGCGCCACGGCGAAGGGAAACTGCGCTTCCTTCATGTGGCCGGTCAGCGTCGCGAAGCCGCGCACCGCGATCGCGGGATTGCTGTCGAACGCCGACTTCTCGGCGGCGGTAGCCGCGTGAGCGCCTGAGGCGCCAGACAGGGAAAGCAAGCCGCCATTCGGCACGGCGGTCTTCTTGAGCAGCGCGGCGATCTCGGAATCGAGCTCGCCCTGCCGCCGCCTAGCACGGCCGGAGACGACCGGGCCGAGCTCGGCATAGATCTTGCGCCCCCGGCTTGCCGCGTGTTCGCGCTGCTCCAGCACCAGGAAAGCGCCGCCGGATCCCGACACCACGCCGCCACCTTCGGCGCCTTGCCGCTGCCAGACGGGCTTCCAGGCGCCGCGATGCAGGTAGCCGGCAAGCTCATAGCCGAGCAACATATCGGAATGTTCGGTCTGGAAAGCGCCGCCCACCAGTATATGCGTCGACTGGCCGGAACGAATGCGCGCGGCAGCCGTCTCGACGGCGGCTACGCCGGCGCCTTCCTCGCCCATGAAGGTCCTGGACGATCCCGTCACCTTGTGGACGATGGAGATGTTGCCGGCGAGCAGATTGGAAAGCTGTGCCAGGAACAGGGTGGGGCGCAGTTCGGTGGTGAGCTTCTCGTTGAGCAGCACGTCACGGTCGTTGCGGCTTTCTGAGGCGGCCAGGATGGCGGCATCGACCGCTTCGTCGCGCTCGCCGCCGCCGGCGGCCACGACCATGTCCATGGTCGTGCAGAGCTCGTCATTGCCCTTGATGCCGGCATCGTCCAGCGCAAGACCCGCGGCATAGGTGCCGAGCCTTTGCCAGGTTTCCATCTGGCGCTGGTCGCCGCGCTTGGCGATCTGCAGGTTCCAGTCGATCTCCGGCAGCGGATGGACGGTGTAGGGCGCGAAACGCTCGGCTTCGAGCACCGGCTTCTGACCCGGCTGAGTGAGCTTGCGCCAGTGTTCATCGGGGCCTTCTCCCAACGAGGAGACAAGGCCAATGCCGGTGATGACGACGTCGCGGGGGCTCATGGATGATCGGGTACGGATCAGGCGGTCTTGGCGGCGACCAGTGCGTCGATCTTGGCGCACAGGTTCTTCATGACAAAGTAATCGTCCGTCGAGGCCTTGCCGTCATTGACTTCCTGGGTCCACTTTTCCAGCGGCACCTTGATGCCGAATTCCTTGTCGATGGCGAAGACGATGTCGAGGAAATCGAGGCTGTCGATGCCGAGATCGTCGATCGTGTGGCTCTCGGGCGTGATGGTGTCGATATCGATCTCGCTGGTGTCGGCAATGATCTTGGCGACTTTGTCGAACGTGGTGGACAAGGGCTTTTCCTTCGGTTGCGGGCGGAATCTGTCCGCATCTTGTTTGGGCGCTGTCTAATCGGTTTTTCCCGGCAGGAAAAGGCCTGATACGCCGGGCGCAGATGGGTAGCGTGCCCAAGAAACGCAAGACGGGCCGCCGGTCAACCCGGCGGCCCCCCCATGGCTGGCGACCGCGGATGATGTTGGCCTCATTGTCGCGGCCCTAGCGCGGCATCTTTTTTGGGTGGTATTTTGGCAACATTACCTCTGTCGCAAGTCCTCATCGACGCGTGGCTGCTCGCGGATGCGCCGGTCGGCCCCGATTTAGAACGTAACCCGGCCGAGCACACGCAGACCGTCGCCCTGCGGCTCGACGACAACGGCTTCGCCCTCGCGCGGCGAGACGCCGGTCAACGCAGCGATATTTTCCAGATGAGTGACCATGACCAGGTTGTCAGAGCCGGAATAGGCGCGGATTTCCTTCATGATCGCGGCGATCTGGGCCGCCTTTTGCGCCGCGTCGCCCTTCAGCAGGTCGAGCGGCGCGAAAGGCTCCGGCTCGGTCTCGAAGGCGATGCGCGCGGTGTCGAGGCAGCGGCAATAGCGGCTGGACAGCACGCGCTCGATCGGCGCGGCGCGGGCGGCAAGCAAGGCGCCGATCTTGCTCGACTGCTGCTTGCCGCGTGCGGACAGATTGACCTGGGTGGCGCAGCTGTCGATATCAAAATTGGCGGGATCGGTGGTGCCGGTGACCATGGCATGGCGCAAAAGCACGACATGGCCGCCATCGCGCAGCAGCGCCCAGCCGGCATCCGTCGCATGCGCTGCAGCCGGAACGCCAAACAGGAACAACGCCAAGGCAAATCGGATCATCGTAATCCTTCCAGAAGCCGGGTACCGGCCACCCGCATATAGGGATCGGAAAGCAGGTACAAAGACAAGCGAAAGGCCTGCGGTCTCCGCGGTCTCACTTCTCCTTCGTCATCCGCTGCTTCACCAGATCGGTCTTCCGGTCGTGAGCGGGATGGGAAAAGTCCAGCCGCCTTCGGCGATGCCCCGCTTGGCAGAACAAATTCGGGGTCGAAGAAATTCGGGCGCGATTGCACCGCGACCTTGGCTCGCCTATCCCTGGAAAAATGTCTCCGCTTACCGAAACCGTCCTTTTCGTCTTCAGCCTCGTGGCGCTCGGCTACCTCGCCGGGTTCACCGGTTATATGAAGCCGGCGAGCGGCGAGGGGATATCCGATTTCGCGGTCAGCGTTGCGATGCCGCTGCTGTTGTTCCAGACGATGGTGAATGCCGATTTCCACGGGGTGGCACCGTGGTCGCTATGGGGGGCCTATTTCGCGGCGGTGGCAATCACCTGGGCCGCCGGCCATGTCGTTACCACGCGGATATTCGGACGCGACGCACGCGCGGGTGTCGTCGGCGGGGTGTCGTCGGCCTATTCCAATGTTGTCCTGCTCGGCGCGCCGTTCATTCTCGGCATATTCGGGCGGGATGGATTCGAGGTGCTGTCGCTCCTGGTTTCCGTGCATCTGCCTGTCATGATGATGGCTTCGATCGTGCTGTTCGAGATGTTCGGCCGCGGCGGCGGCGAGCATGTGCACCCCGTGCGCGTCGTCCGCAATTTCCTGAGGCGGCTGTTCATCAATCCGCTGATCATCGGCATTCTTTTGGGTCTCGCATGGCGCTTCAGCGGCATCCCGCTGCCCGAACTGGTCATGCGGCTGGTGGACGCGCTGGCCGGCACCGCCGGGCCGGTGGCGCTGTTCGCCATGGGGCTCAGCCTGCGCCGCTTCGGCATATCAGGCAATGTCCGCCCGGCGCTGGCGCTATCAACACTGAAGCTGTTCCTGATGCCGGCGCTGGTTCTGATCTTCGTCTGGTTGCTCGGCCTGCCGCCCTTGACCGCCAAGGTAGCGGTCGTGGTGGCGGCGCTCCCATCCGGCATCAATTCCTATCTCATTGCCGTGCAGTTCAACACAGGCCAGGCGCTGGCGTCGAACCAGATGACCATCGCGACCGCGAGCGCGGTCGTTACCACTGCTTTCTGGCTGGCGGTGAGCGTGCACGTGTTCGGCTGACATGAATAAGACCGGAGTCTGAGCCGCTCGGCGTGAATCCGGTTTGACGCGATGTCTCAGCGGTGAAATCAAACCTCGGCTCTCGCCTTGCACTGGCATAACCCCTATATGCCATCTTGCGATTGCTTGCGGGGCTTTCCCTAGGTTAAGAGCAATGGCCCCAGCGCACGGTGCGCTAATCGAAGACATCCAGATAGCGGCCCGTGAGCGCCGAACGGAGGCTAGACCATGCTTCAGAAAACCAGCCATTTCATGCGCCAGGCCAATCTTATCAACGGCGAATGGGTGCAGGCCGACAGCGGCCAGACGGTCGACGTCACCAATCCGGCAACCGGCCTCAAGATCGGCACCGTGCCGAAAGCGGGCAAGGTCGAGACCCGCCGCGCCATCGAAGCCGCCGACGAAGCTTTCAAGACCTGGCGCAAGACGACCGCGCTCGAGCGCTCGAAGCTGCTGCGCAAGCTGCACGATGCCATGATGGACAATCAGGACGTTCTGGCGGAGCTCCTGACCATTGAACAGGGCAAGTCGCTGTTCGAATCGAAGGGCGAGATCGGCTCGGCCGCCTCCTACATCCTGTGGTTCGCCGAGGAGGGCCGCCGCACCTATGGTGATGTCGTGCCGTCGCCGTGGGCGGACCGCCGCATCCTGGTGACCAAGGAACCGGTCGGCGTCATCGCCGCCATCACGCCGTGGAATTTCCCGTCCTCGATGCTGGCCCGCAAGCTCGGCCCGGCACTCGCCGCGGGTTGCACCGCCGTGGTCAAGCCCGCCTCGCAGACGCCTTACTCCGGTCTCGCCTGGGGCGCGCTGGCCGAGGAAGTCGGCTTCCCCAAGGGCGTAATCAACATCCTGACCGGTGCGGCCGGCGAAATTGGCGATGAGATCTGCGCCAATCCGCTGGTCAAGAAGATCACTTTTACCGGCTCGACCGAGGTCGGCAAGATCCTGATCCAGAAGTCGTCCGTCACCGTGAAGAAGGTGTCGATGGAGCTCGGCGGCAATGCGCCGTTCATCGTCTTCGACGACGCCGACATCGACCGCGCCGTCGCCGGTGCGATCACAGCCAAGTACCGC
Protein-coding regions in this window:
- a CDS encoding zinc-binding dehydrogenase, encoding MRALQLIEDRRLETVDLPPPPPPALGEVTLRIKAVALNHIDVWGWRGMAFAKRKLPLVVGAEASGEVETVGPGVSGLLPGQLVSIYGARTCGLCRACREGRDNLCEHVSGVHGFHLDGFAQEKINLPARLLVPVPPGVSEIGAAVAPVTFGTVEHMLFDNARLEPGETILVHAGGSGIGSAAIQLAKRMGCTVITTVGSNDKIDKAKALGADHVINYRDDRFEGVVRKLTKKKGVDVVFEHVGADTFAGSMLCLKRGGRLVTCGSTSGVSAQVNLMQLFQQQLKLLGSFGCRMENMANAMQKMAAGQVAPVIDTEVGFDDIDAALKRMEGRDVFGKIILRVV
- a CDS encoding beta-ketoacyl-ACP synthase; this encodes MANLRDHMGRPIVAVTGIGVVTSLGAGKSDNWTALTSGRSGIHPITRFPVDHLNTRISGMVDFLASSSKGASPLTYELAETAAQEAVAEAGLNSSDFGGPLFLASPPVELDWHERFALYNSDKHDAGAERLLRVARGLKELDTFETTQFGSIADRLADRFGTRGLPITLSTACASGATAIQLGVEAIRRGECDRALSIGADGSATAEALIRFSLLSALSTHNDIPEKASKPFSKDRDGFVLAEGSGALVLESLEAALARGASVLGILRGCGEKADDFHRTRSKPDGSPAIAAVRAALADAGLGEDEIDYVNAHGTSTPENDKMEHLSLSTVFGERIGSMPISSNKSMIGHTLSAAGAVEAAFSLMTMREGVIPPTINYDNPDPAIVLDVVPNKKRNAQVGTVLSNSFGFGGQNTCLVMAREPV
- a CDS encoding beta-ketoacyl-ACP synthase yields the protein MSPRDVVITGIGLVSSLGEGPDEHWRKLTQPGQKPVLEAERFAPYTVHPLPEIDWNLQIAKRGDQRQMETWQRLGTYAAGLALDDAGIKGNDELCTTMDMVVAAGGGERDEAVDAAILAASESRNDRDVLLNEKLTTELRPTLFLAQLSNLLAGNISIVHKVTGSSRTFMGEEGAGVAAVETAAARIRSGQSTHILVGGAFQTEHSDMLLGYELAGYLHRGAWKPVWQRQGAEGGGVVSGSGGAFLVLEQREHAASRGRKIYAELGPVVSGRARRRQGELDSEIAALLKKTAVPNGGLLSLSGASGAHAATAAEKSAFDSNPAIAVRGFATLTGHMKEAQFPFAVALAALAVDRKAAYPVFDAAAEKPFEGIPRSVLATAIGYHQFEGMALVNAA
- a CDS encoding acyl carrier protein — protein: MSTTFDKVAKIIADTSEIDIDTITPESHTIDDLGIDSLDFLDIVFAIDKEFGIKVPLEKWTQEVNDGKASTDDYFVMKNLCAKIDALVAAKTA
- a CDS encoding histidine phosphatase family protein, producing the protein MIRFALALFLFGVPAAAHATDAGWALLRDGGHVVLLRHAMVTGTTDPANFDIDSCATQVNLSARGKQQSSKIGALLAARAAPIERVLSSRYCRCLDTARIAFETEPEPFAPLDLLKGDAAQKAAQIAAIMKEIRAYSGSDNLVMVTHLENIAALTGVSPREGEAVVVEPQGDGLRVLGRVTF
- a CDS encoding AEC family transporter, yielding MSPLTETVLFVFSLVALGYLAGFTGYMKPASGEGISDFAVSVAMPLLLFQTMVNADFHGVAPWSLWGAYFAAVAITWAAGHVVTTRIFGRDARAGVVGGVSSAYSNVVLLGAPFILGIFGRDGFEVLSLLVSVHLPVMMMASIVLFEMFGRGGGEHVHPVRVVRNFLRRLFINPLIIGILLGLAWRFSGIPLPELVMRLVDALAGTAGPVALFAMGLSLRRFGISGNVRPALALSTLKLFLMPALVLIFVWLLGLPPLTAKVAVVVAALPSGINSYLIAVQFNTGQALASNQMTIATASAVVTTAFWLAVSVHVFG
- a CDS encoding NAD-dependent succinate-semialdehyde dehydrogenase; this translates as MLQKTSHFMRQANLINGEWVQADSGQTVDVTNPATGLKIGTVPKAGKVETRRAIEAADEAFKTWRKTTALERSKLLRKLHDAMMDNQDVLAELLTIEQGKSLFESKGEIGSAASYILWFAEEGRRTYGDVVPSPWADRRILVTKEPVGVIAAITPWNFPSSMLARKLGPALAAGCTAVVKPASQTPYSGLAWGALAEEVGFPKGVINILTGAAGEIGDEICANPLVKKITFTGSTEVGKILIQKSSVTVKKVSMELGGNAPFIVFDDADIDRAVAGAITAKYRNSGQTCVCTNRFLVQAGVYDRFVEKLAAASDKLKVGSGLEEGVQQGPLIDEKAVEKVEELIADATSKGGKVVAGGKRHALGGSFFQPTVIADATPKMRFMKEEIFGPVAPVFRFETEEEAIALANDTEFGLACYFYTGDLGRAFRVMEGLKYGMVGVNEGLITTPEAPFGGVKESGLGKEGGHQGIEDYLDTKYVCIGGLGL